One segment of Rosa chinensis cultivar Old Blush chromosome 6, RchiOBHm-V2, whole genome shotgun sequence DNA contains the following:
- the LOC112173834 gene encoding probable carboxylesterase 12, translating into MATCFYGLSMSLCPKPKTQTFTLNLHSNPPSSSLTRLSFPRRKPFIITRSQTSSSPAMDTNPSTEVYKDFSPFLKIYKDGRIERLANTDFVPTSFDPQTGVETKDAVISEETGLTVRLYIPKAKITENPTKLPLLVYYHGGGFCMGSPFCAYYNSYVTSLVAKANVIAVSVAYRKAPENPLPIGFEDSWAALKWVGSHFEGKGPDEWLNTYADFGRVFLGGDSAGANIAHQMGLRIGSEGLVGVKLNGVALVHPYFWGSEPVGAESTVAENRAMAEAIWRFAFPTTSGADDPLINPGKDPKLGKLAAERVLVCIAEKDGLVHRGRHYSELLKKSEWSGSVEVVESKEEDHVFHLNNPTCDNAVALMKEIVSLINA; encoded by the coding sequence ATGGCTACTTGTTTTTATGGCCTTTCCATGTCTTTAtgtccaaaaccaaaaactcagaCTTTCACTCTAAACCTCCATTCCAATCCCCCCTCTTCTTCATTGACACGTCTCTCTTTTCCACGCAGAAAGCCCTTCATTATTACTCGCTCACAGACCTCCTCCTCCCCCGCCATGGATACAAATCCAAGCACTGAAGTATACAAAGACTTCTCTCCCTTCCTCAAAATCTACAAAGACGGCCGAATTGAACGCCTCGCCAATACTGACTTTGTTCCAACATCGTTTGATCCCCAAACCGGTGTCGAAACCAAAGACGCTGTGATCTCAGAGGAAACAGGGCTCACTGTTAGACTCTACATCCCCAAAGCCAAAATTACTGAAAACCCAACAAAGCTTCCTCTCCTTGTTTACTACCATGGAGGTGGGTTTTGTATGGGGTCACCATTCTGTGCCTATTACAACAGCTATGTCACTTCCTTGGTTGCCAAGGCAAACGTGATTGCTGTGTCTGTGGCTTATAGAAAGGCCCCAGAAAACCCTCTCCCAATTGGGTTTGAAGATTCATGGGCCGCGCTCAAATGGGTCGGGTCCCATTTTGAGGGAAAAGGACCAGATGAGTGGCTGAATACCTATGCTGACTTTGGGAGAGTGTTCTTGGGTGGTGATAGTGCTGGTGCTAATATAGCCCATCAAATGGGTTTGAGAATTGGGTCCGAGGGTTTGGTTGGTGTGAAGCTTAATGGGGTTGCTTTGGTGCATCCCTATTTTTGGGGGTCAGAACCAGTTGGGGCTGAATCGACTGTGGCAGAAAATAGAGCGATGGCTGAAGCTATATGGAGGTTTGCTTTTCCGACCACGAGTGGGGCGGATGATCCGTTGATAAACCCGGGTAAGGATCCGAAATTGGGGAAGTTGGCGGCGGAGAGAGTGCTGGTTTGTATTGCTGAGAAGGATGGGTTGGTGCATAGGGGGAGGCATTACAGTGAGCTGTTGAAGAAAAGTGAGTGGAGTGGGAGTGTGGAGGTTGTAGAGTCCAAGGAGGAGGATCATGTGTTTCATTTGAACAATCCGACTTGTGATAATGCTGTGGCTCTGATGAAGGAGATTGTTTCCTTGATCAATGCTTGA